attactggcctcaccccttagaggagagaacatataggggactgatatcagtttagccatgaaattcacgaacgtgctcagtgcttacttgttaaacttctgattactgaatactgattactgatttctgaatactgatttccgttatgaaaataagaattCTGTATATCTTCGAATTACTGTTTCTATatgaaaatgatttcgaaaactgggagttattcccgcccctgcttactgagtgacaatcatatcactcacccaccaaacccatctcagataagagtactgaagaaatgttagaagaggaagagcagatccagttctggggctggtgaagaagactgttgttcttagtttatgtttatgtttttcgCTGCATCTGTCAAGAAGTTATTatatttggttttacatttccgctgtaaaacatttatctttgagtttgtatcagacaatgattattatgaataaaagactggtttctgaatgTTGTACTTCTGagacttgttgttttcgaatgtaaatttgagagcaacgccggtgtcaaccgacccccgtcccggggcgtgacaccAAATATCAATCATAACAACAGGAAGGATGCAGCTAGCAGCACGAATGTTGAATGTGTTGCAGGAGCAGTAAGAAGGACAAGCTATAGCAGAACTAAGTGTATTGATCGCTGCATTTATTGGTATATCAATATAAGCAAAGTAGACGATACAAACTGAACATCAAATATCCAACCCACTCACCATTTTGCTCGGGATTATTGTATCGGCAAGTGGACCCTTACTTGCAGCTGATTGAATGAACAAATACATAATACAAAACAAAAGTTCGTTTCATACAATTAATCTTCAAGGGTACACATAGAGCAAGGAGAAGCGAGTATTGTCACAATTATCCGGCTTTGTTGTGTGACATTAGTGCTTCAGACAATGAGAGCTTCTCTTGACCGAACTCACACCCCTTTGATCCTGATATGCGGTGGGTTTTCCATGCCAGAATGGTGGAAAATTAAGGGGTGGTTGTACCGTGTACGCATTCCCTGATTCTGTGAAGATGGGAGGACTTACTTCCCTCCGGAGTAGGTGAAAGGAAGTAAGGAAGCTAGGTATATTCGAATTCCTCTAGAAGATGTTAAGGGAGACCATTGTCATCGGGAGCAGAGACCACTCATGCACGACTTGAAGCTGAGATGTGTTTCGATACTCATTCCTAGATTCAGATTAATAATCTTTTTGGAGATTTCTTGTGTTAATCTTTATCATTTATCCTTTAGGATGCTTTAATGTGGCATTCCctgtttaatttaaatatattaacaGATGAACCCCTTATTTTGAGTATCATTTGCATTCACTTCACAATGGAATACTTCTGTTCATTAATTTTTTGCTTATTTATCATCTTCCTTTCCTCTCATTCATAGAAAACTTATTCACTAGGAACCAAGATACCAACATTCGTGATCATGTGAGAAAGGAAATTATATGAACTTGCAGTATATATGAAGCAGAATAAAAGCATTTAGcatatatgatttttggattGTATCATGCTTGTCGACTTCTAGTCAATTTTTCACGCTTGAGACTAAGTACTTTGTGCAGCTGTGCTAATGGAGTGAGACTGCGATGCATATTAGACATTTTAAACAATTTTACTGATGTCAATAAAGGTGTGCCCATTGATAAATTCCTGACAAAAATGCACTTCATATTATCAAAGTTATTCACTTTTATCAAACAATATCAATATGATGGCTATCGTCCAAACTCCCCAGTCCTTTGAACCGTTTTTGTGTATATCGGCAAAAGTTCTGTCAAAACATTTACATGCTATTTGTCGTCTGATTTTAGATGTCATATCTTGATGGTTGGTCAACTTGTGTACTTCAATCCTTATGGTTTCTTACAAATAAAGATTTTATCAGAATTTTGGAAAAAGTTGAGGAGAATCTTCCAGCTTAATCCTGGAGTAAGAATTGAAAAGCTATCATATGGATAATCTTGAAAAAGCAGGTTCGAATTACTTGTGATGGATGAAGAACTCCGCTGATCATTTGGAGCAAACAACTTCAAATCAACAAGTAGCTCAAAATTCACAAAGCTATGTTACGCATAAGTGTTTAAGAATCTAAACAGATTATTCTGCTGACTAGTTGTCTAGTTTCGCGAGACATTCTGGTGATATTTCTTATATGAAACCTTTTTTTCCTCTAAGGCTGAAAAATTAGATAAATGAAAACTAGTGTTGCTATTGTGTCATTTAACACGAGTtccatgtattttattttattatctaGCAGTACCATGGCCAAAACGTTTCAATGTTAGCATGCATAAATATTATGCAATAACTCGAATGCTTACTTTTGAACACCCGTGTTTGGGATGGGACTTTTCACCTACCCTCTCTATCTGTATCTTAGGTAAAATAAACATATGTAATTAGCAGAAAGATATGAGCTCAGTTACTCATGGCTATTGCACAAGGAATCTTCAAATTGTCTGCTTCAGAAATAAAGACACGGGTCCCAACATTAAGACATAATAGAAACCTCAACCATGCATCTAGTCATCTTACTTAAGGCTGTAACGACCAATGAGGGTCTCGCAAGTGGGTTAATACGTCGTTTCAAGCCCCTATCCAATCAATACGGGACAAACAAAAGTTCTCTTTAAATCCTCTAGTGTTACAGGAAAATATGGAAGCATCAGCAGCACATCTGAGGAGTTAGAAAATAATGGAACTTCTCGTTTCTCTGTTTTTGTATCTCTTGCTCTCAAGAACGTCTTCATGTCGAGTAATTCAAGGTATGATAGATTATGCCTGAGGCCCTGAACTCATACACATTTATACCTTTTATTCAAATCTTCTAATTAAAAAGTTGATTTCTTTTTATTCTTTGAGAACATCAATTCTTGATTTTTAATATTTGTGTTATGTAGAAGTTGATCAGTTAAGACAGTCTGTTTTGCACCTGCCTTTATATCATGTCCGAGGAGGGTCTCACTCGCTTCAGACTTCGGACACGGCTTATCCCTTCTCAGAGGCACTTGCTCTAGACGAAGAACGTGTCAAGTTTCTAAATTCAAGACTTGATGGCAAAAGCTTGACAACAGTTCATCCTGTTGCCACTTCCATTTTAAAAGGATCAGAAAGCTGGATTGATGAAAAATCTGTTAACGTACCTCTGAATCCTGGTATACCAGTTGGTATCTCAAATTACTACACCAAAATAGGTCTTGGAACTCCAACAACGTACCACAACGTTATTATGGATACCGGCAGCTCCTTCTCCTGGGTTCAGTGTGAGCCCTGTCTGGTCTATTGTCATCCTCAGGTCGGTTCGCGCTTTAACCCCTCGGCTTCTAGAACATATCAGAAGCTATCCTGTGGCACGAGTCAGTGCTCTTCCCTGAAGGCTGCCACTCTTAACAGCCCTATGTGCACGGCTTCAAATACATGCATATACTCGGCTACATATGGAGATCAATCCTTCTCTGTCGGATATCTCAGCAAAGACTCACTTAGCTTTGGTTCAGAATCACTCCCTGGTTTCCTGTTTGGATGCGGGCAAGACAACAATGGCCTATTCGGCAAATCAGCTGGCCTGATCGGCCTTGGAAAAGATGGTCTTTCCATGCTATCTCAACTATCTACAAAATATGGTAAAGTCTTTTCTTATTGCCTCCCAACATCCACATTCCTGGGAAATTCTGGCAGCGGAGGTTTTTTGTCGATTGGAACAGCTTCAAATTCTGCGTACAAGTTCACTCCAATGTTAGCAGAAAATCAGGACTCTGCGTTGTATTTCATAAAGCTCTCGGCCATATATTTGTCTGGTAAACCATTAGCAGTTGGATCATCCGGATACAGCTCCCCCACTGTCATAGATTCAGGCACCACAATATCACGGTTATCTGCACCTGTGTACTCAGCACTCAAGCAAGAATTTATTCACATCGTATCTACCAAGTACAAGATTGCTCCATCCTTCTCCATTCTTGATGCATGTTTTCATGGCACTTTCGATCAAATATCTACAGCTATTCCTTCGATTGAATTGATCTTTCAAGGTGGGGCCAACCTAAAACTTGCTCCGCACAATATCATACTAGAGGTGGAAAAAGGTACTACGTGCTTGGCCTTTGCGTCCAGCTCGAGCATGGTTATCATCGGCAACACACAGCAACAGACGTTCGACATTACTTACGACGTCGCTAGTTCAAAAATCGGGTTCGCAGCTGGTGGATGTCGCTAGGTAGGCAGTTGGATGTGGCCGGTGGCTTTGCTGTCTCTTGATTGTGATGATAATATACTTGAATGGAATTGATGTTTGCGTAATTATGGCTGTCATTTAGAAAGATGATTTGATGTACAAGTGTTCTTGATTTCAACCATATATTTCaacttaatataatttttacatACATGGTAGATCAATCATTTGATGCTAGCTTCTGTTGTGATaatgttgaaagattttgaaataTCTATGACCTATATCAATAATAGATATCAAGCAAgattgtttttcttctttttggtGAATATGATTTTGGTTCCTAAAACCCTCcatatattttattgatttattaatcatttgataagtccaaattttttccttttttcatatatctgtttaatttttttagtccCCGTAAAATTTGTCGGAGGCGAGTTTAATTTTGTGTTCGAAACTTTGTATCAAATTTAAGATTTTGCTATCAGATGAATAACAGGAAGTGTATGTGAATGTTTGAATGATATCAAAATCCATTACAACTGTCATATTgttaattgatatttgaatttatatcattaTCAGTTCTTGCATGCAAgatattatgaaaataataataacaataataatattgacAAATATTTGATGGAATTGAAGAATCTAATCTCcttcttataaaaaaaagtgaaaaaagaaaagaaaaaagaagttgaatattttataaatttaattaatgcaaaaacttgtgtgaaacggtctcacgggtcgtatttgtgagacagatttcttatttggctcatccattaaaaagtattattttttatgctaagagtattactttttattgtaaatatgggtagggttgacccgtctcacagattaagatccgtgaaacggtctcacatgagacctactctttaatTAATGTGAATTAAAATTTTCCAAAGTTGAAAGATTTTCCATTAAGAAGCCTATGTTGGTCCTACTCTTAGGTGGCTAGTTATGTTTAACATAACAAATCAATCATTTAATTTCTTTCGATTGAATATGATCactcatttaaatttaatataattatcgAATGGTATATTTATTTTAAGCTAGTTATAATACAATTATTTCAACATGGACTTTAATAGATTAATCCTCGACCCACTCGTAATGATGGTGACAGATAATctacttattattattaatttaggccaactatataaattaattagcaattgaaaaattaaaaatcttgATGGTATAAGAATTTATAACAACTTGATAATGTTGACTTAATTGCTGCGACATGCCATGTGTTGCACTACCTTATAATGTTAACGTTTACAATATggaatttacaaattttttacttaggccgaaatttttttttcatctttCCAGATTATGTACTCTAATTTTCGTGATTAGTATTATTTTTCATATTCTTTTATCAATCTGAcattatttaatttgtttttcaataaatttttttatcaaattaaaacattaattaaataaaaaaaagtgtAAAATTTACATTTCCAATAAATTTTCTTAATGTGTGAAAACACACCATATCTTATATATATGAGACGAAAACAGTGCATATAAAATTCAAGTATATTAaagtaataatataaaattaagaaaataattaattttgcaAAAATTGTAATATCAATTTTCTTATTAAGCAGGAACGATGACCCTACAATTCTccaatttattggtaccatccTTAAGTAATCGAGgtaaattcaataatttaaatGGGAAAAAAAACTTAATTTCAAACAACTCCCATTATATAATtgaagacaaaaacttatgtgagacggtctcatggatcgTATTTTTTGAAacgtatatcttatttgggtcatctatgaaaaaatattattttttatgctgagagtattacttttattgtgaatattggtgtggttgactcgtctcacagataaagatttataAGACTGTCTTACAAAAAACCTACTCATTAAAAGTTGAAAATTGAGGAGGTCCAAACTATAAATCCACATaacatttaagttattttttaaaattaaaaaaaaaaaacatttttcacttttttaaaaattcaatgaAGTTTATAATCAGGCTATGTGCAAGGGATGTGGCCTTAATCTCCCACAAAATCGAAACACATGCATTTATGATTGAATTAGTTGGCGAGCGATTTTGAATTTGCAACAAGAACTAGTCAACACGAGCATTTAAAAAGGATTAAGAATCTtaacttttaaattaaaaaaatgtagTGTTTTGTTTCATCCGaattaaaatcttaaatttGGAACAAAATTTGATATCGAAACTCAATTGTATTAAACATCTCtctcatataaaatatataaatgttTAGTGTTCTATTATTTAAACAATGGTTCTCAATAATAATATGtattacaaaaaaatcaaacataAGCGGAATGAGATCTTTGTATGAGTCTAAGTTGTTGCAGCCAACAATATActtaaagaatttttttaaaaaaaatatcgaaGAGAAATTTGTTGCAACTGAGTTTTGAATAGATTTTCATCCAACACTTGAAATATTGATGTTAGATAAACTGTAAATCATCGAATTTTATGATTATTATGTTAAGGACTCGTTAACGCATAAATAAATTCCATCAATTATCTTAAAAAATATGGCCCTCCCGAAATGTTGTCCAATTCAGGCCACTTATGTCGCCAAAGCAAAGACCCTTTTCTTGagaaaatttaattaatgtcTCCGTTATTGGTGAAACAGTATAGTGGGGAAGCAACAACAAAAACAGTGGAGAGGTGTCGACGCAGACATTTCTTGATCCATACGAGCATGAGGTTCGAGGAAATACTATAAAATGATGTTTCTGTAACgtgtaataataatataaaaatgtgGAAGAGTAATTAAAAATAGTTTCTGTTCAAACTTTATTAGATGATTGAATCCAATTTGCAATTGGTTGGTCTGAAAAGTCGAAATAATTGGGCGGAGTCAAACTTTGTGCTTTCTTTAGCCCTTGACATGCCGCCACGCTCTTGATTGTTCACCTTTATTTTCACTTCAAATTTGAAGGAGATTTTTTTTCTCCTCGACTCTTCCCAGTTCTTGAATCTTGATCCTCAACTTTCAAGTGAACAAACCCAGAAATAATGTTTGGAAATTCAGATTACCTTTGATTTTCAGAATCCCAATATTTTTTTCACAGGATTTACGGCGCAGCTTTGATCAGGTATGGTCCGTATGGAGTTTATAATTCCCCGTCTTATTTTCTAATCATATCAGACATTTAACAGTTGTCAATCATCATTTAATGCTCGGATCGTATTTGCCACCACAATTGAATATGGAAATTTGGCATGTGTTTGGTGCCATCGAGCCCTGTGCTAAAAGTGAAAAcgctaaaaataaaaataaaaatcttggAATCATGGGCTTATTCGTAGGGAAAAGTTGAATGGAAGCAGCCACACTGGCAAAGGTTTTAAGACACTATGAAATAAAGATATATACCGTATGATATGATATTTTCCAGTTGTGTTGCATTTCTAATTTTGTACCACAAATAATTGAGCAGACGACAGCATGGGTTGCATATGCTCCAAAACGATTGTTCCATCGATGAGCATTagagaagagctgaatcatGACTTCCAGAATACGAATTTAGCTTGGGGAGATATGTTTGCTTCAAACAATGGAAATGACCAGCTTTTTTCCATTCTCTGCTCAGCCAAAACCGGAACAAATGAACTCAGAACCAGCAGTTTCACTTTGCCATCGATTGATGATGATCTTGGGACCAAGTATTTTGTCAAAGCATTGGATTTGATCCCGGATATCGAAAGGACAAGAGAGGTAAAATCAAGTCCAAATTTTGATGGAGAGCTCGAAAGTTATGGCAAGTTTACAAGATCGAAAAGCTGTCAAATGTTGAGGGAGAAAGAACTGTTCGATCTGAGTTTTGAAACTTCTGAAGAGCTCAATGAAAATAAGTTAGATTGGCGGGATAAGAACCTGAGAGGGTCCATAAGCTTTCACACTGCGGAGGAATATGATGCTTTACTAGAAAGAATTCAAAAATCCAATGCAGGTGACTCCCAGTTTTTTGAAGATGTTCATTCATCTGACCACCGTAAATCATTAGACGAAGATCAAAATGTCACCAACGTTCAAGCTGAAGAATGTGTGAAGAATGAAACTGGGATCGAAGAATTCAATGATCTGAATAAAGGAAGTTTCTACACAGTGAAGGAGAAAATACACCTGAGCCCGGTTGGAAACGGAAAGCAGCAGCAAAAGGACTTAAATCACTTGATTTTTCAGTCATAGAGTTCCCTGCCATCACAAGACTGAGACAGTGGAAACAAGCAGAAGGGCAAGTCTACTCTCCTGGAACTTATGTAACCCCAAAGTTTGGAAGCTACAATGACATGAAAGCTAATAAAACAAGAGAAGAAGAGGACGGGGAAGACGCAGTATTTAGTCCAGAACTGTTGGCTGCCTTTGAAGATTGCGTGCAACAACTACAAATAGAAGAAGACAGCATTCTCTGCCACATGGATGGATATATGCGGATAAATAACGTGAATGGTGAATAATCGAACATCCCAAAATAGTTAAACGGACTTTAATACAAGCTTTTGTATCATATTTATAGTGGTTTATGAATGATGCACACCATATTCCAAAAGCAAAGAACGTTATATCAGACAATTCACTTTCGCAGTGGTAATGGATATAAACAGTGAACACTAACATAAAATCCTCTCACTAATAACTTCAGAAAAATGGAAAATACAGTTGAATTTGCCATATACACAACAATTGTAACGTTTTCAGAGGAACTGAGATAAGGATTTCATGTAATGCCAAATCAAATTGCATCACGGGCTTGCTCGCTCACTTCTCTAGCACAAGTAGGCAATATTTGAAAGCATGACCTGTTGGAGGGATAGAGGAGCAGACTACGGGGGCTTCTGACCCTTGGTCTTGCAGAATTGAACAAGCTATGCCAACACAGCATGCACGGACTCACAAAAGAAAAccgatttatttatattaaagcaTCGAGATATGAGTAGTAGTTTCTGCAACGGCTGTACTGACATAGGTACGATCCCACACCCCAATGAATAGGCAATCTGTATCAGGACTGAATGAGACTCCAGAGATCTCACCAAAGAAATCAATATCCTGCTCTTTATCATATCCATTCTTCACGTCATACACATGAACAAAATCAGCTGGTTCAGCCATTGCCATAAACTGCCCGTCAGATGTAAAGCGGATGGAACGAATAGCACCAAGATTTCCTCGAGTACAGCAACAGATGTAGACAGCATCCGCGCGTCGCATACACGGCAAGTTTTGTCTTGGTTCCCAGTGGCAAAGGTGTACCCATTGGGATGCCATGCAGATGCAAAAGAGAAATCCAAGTGCCCTCGCATGTGTGCAATAGCCTACAAACAAGAGGAGTCAACATTGCCCCACAaaacaaaaaccaaaaaaaaaaagaaaagaaatggaaTAATTTACTAACAATATTTTCTAAACCAGCAGCAATTCAGACCATAAATTCCACGTAGGACCTTCTCAATAATTGTTTTACCCGACCGACACAACTTTTAGAAGGAAAATATTAACCTTTCAGTTTGTGAATCCACCAGCATGCCATCAGGATTGTCCCCAACAATAGCAATTATTTTGCCATCTGGACTCAGAGAAGTATGCTGCAATAAACCAACAAAGAACTACCATTTCATATATCTTGTAGCGAGAGGAATCCAGCCACACAATGAGAAAGAAAAACAAGCCAAAACTAGCCCATCAACTATATCTACCATAAAACTCTTCTATTTACCATCAAGAAATTAGGCAAGGTCTGCATAGTTAATGCACCACAGCCATCTAGACCACTAAAGGTATTAGAAAACTCAATGCTTCACTTGTATCTTCAAGTGAGCGACTTTATCATTAACTGTTGTGTAGTCTACCATCCATGGCAGGAAAAATATAATTGTGTAGTCCACCATCCATGGCAGGAAAATATAATTAAGAACTTTTAACTCCCCAATCACAAATATACAGAGTTCAAGATAAGTTATAACAAGGCATGTAAAGAATGGATGATTTCAATCATCTTGCCCCAGGTATACCCCTCATATTAGCTTCCTCTAACAAGGCTGAAGGAGTAACCACGAGGCTAGGGGCCCTAAGCTATGGAAGATGACATAAATTGTACAGTAACAGAGGAGACACTTACGCCAGCTCACGTTGCAGAAGCAGATCATAttaattaagcaacaaatattGAGCTTTCATGGCCACATCGGAATAAAAAGGGGCAATGTTGTTAACTTAATAAGCATTTGCACACAATCAAAACTTATAATTTGCAGGCCATGGATAAGAGAAATGCTTAACAAGCTGAAATCTCTCCATGTCGAAATCTCGCACTCCACAGTCATTATTGGAAGCAGTAAAATGAACAGCCCCACTGATAATTATCTAAACACATTAGTTTGGCATAGAGATATAAAGAACTGCCAATGCTGCAGTACACTACAATACACAATAGAATTTGCTTTGACATTAAAAAGTGAAAAAGGTTCACCTCCGACTGCCATAGATATCAATTGCATTTGTGATAGCATTATCGTCATAAGTCGTCCTCATACAAAAGCTAACCCCAGGTCGATCTAGATACTACATCAATAACGAAATAGTCAGTCACTGTTTCAAAATAATATCCAGCTACAAAGAAGCAATTATTGCCATTCCAAACATAGTTGCTATTTTGCACAGTAATGGAAAAGTCCAGAGCATACATGACTACTGAGTGAAAAACATCACTTCTTCCTTTATAAGGATTAATGAATTAAAGAAAAAGAGACAATTAGCCGAAGCAGAGCTTCATGGGGGTTTCGACCATACTGCATGCTTACTTAAAAAACAATTAGCTTCAATCAATGATATTATACCATTAATGAGGAAATGGTACATGACAAAAGTGATCTAGATCAATGCTATTTGCATTAATGCACCATATATCATCTGAAAAAATGCATACCAAGTCAAATCTTACAACAATGAATGAGGAGAAAATTACCTTGCAAATAAGCTCCCCCTGGAATCCCCCTGCAATCAACAAATTGTCACGGACTGCAAGAGTGCTTACTTGTGTACGAGTAAATCCTTCCAGCAAACTTCCAGGATGTTTATAAAAGAGAGATAAATAGGTTTAGCTGTCATAATTCCCAGGggaaaaaataaaacataaagtaAAAAACAAACAAATCCAATCAGATTTACACACCTCACGAGGAGCCACATGACCAGAAACATTAAGAACTTCAGTCTTTTTGGAACTCAATGACGACCAGTGAATGATTGAGTAATGCAACATTAGGTAAACATCATGTCGACCAAACCAGGTTCCTCAACTGCAAAGGCAGACAAGactcataaaaattcataagtTTACTCCAGATTAATGATGAAGCAGCCAACAAGAACCAGAAGACGCAAAACTCCAAGGATAATTTGCAGGGGTTATGGACCTTGATTTTCAGTAATATAACATTCTTAGAGGGTATTGTGAAATGAAAAGATAATGATCATTTGTATCATTTGGCCTCATTTTAATAATTCATAAAACTCTGGCGAATAATGGCCCCGAAAGGTTAATAACATTAACTATTCTTCAATAATCTTCTCGCTTCAGATATTCAATATCTTAGCAGCATAAAATTATGACCTCAAACTCACCTAGCTCCAACAAAAAATCCATAAGTACCCTTCTAGACCAATAAAAGAAGCACTTCTATTTCATCTTGCTTTAGGCCTTCAGATGAAGTATTCGGATGCAATAATGCAAAGTTAAAGACAATGTAGACTATTATATTCACATATCAAAAACTTCAAAAGTTAGTCATCAGCAGGCAACAGGAGAAAAGCCCAGAGCAGAAAATATCACCTAACCTGAAAATGAAGAATAGTCGATTTGACAGATCTTGTGTTCTACCAGAACTCAtaggctacgtttggttggaaggataggataaactaatgattagtatgtaaatgataaagaaaatgattgtagCAGGATGGATTAATATggggtaaaataatattatgtttggtaagatttttaagtgtaggataattttgaatttttgatgaaaagacgaaattgcccttccccttcgcggcggcggcggcgtCAATGGCGGCGGCGGCCGGCGGCCGGAAATGGTCCGCCGGAAATGGTCCGCCGGGGGGCTGTGGCCGGAAACGGCCGGCCGGAAATTTCGGCCGGCGCCGGCGGCTGTCGTTGAGTCGGCGGGAAGTGGTGATGAGTTTGAATTttggagaagggtaaaattggaaaaataggatggattaagagttggataaataattCTAGGgagtgaggaggtattattttaacctacctaatataacctaatcattcataggagggatAAGGTGggttaaataatcacgcgtACCACACGAGGGATAAAATAGGTTAAATAATATAAACCTACTTTATCCCTTAAACCAAACGGGGCCATAATATATACTCCACCTTTTCTTGTTACTTTGCATTCCTGACAAATCAAAAGCAAGATGTACACACTGGATGCGCCAATCAGTGTTACAAAACCCACTGTCACTGCAATCATTTAAGAATGACAATTACCTTTTCTGATCCCTCTCCAGATTGGGGTATATTTTCATAATCTTATACTGTTCTAGTCTAGTTTGTCTATACTTCTCCCGAGATATGCTTAGCCTCTCCCATGGAATGCCTTGGATATCCTTTCCCTTCCGCGCCTCTAGCAGCAGAAGTGTCTGTAATCTTATTGTCCTGATTCCACATCTCAGTTAGTTTGTGTCATCCATACTACGTGGAAAACGATAAAAGGAGACTTTTAAATCAACAACAAAATGTTAGTTTGCATGCTAGATTTATGGGCAGATTGAACTGACCAAGTTGTCATATCATCCTCCTCTTCCTCCTCTGACTCTGAATCTCCCATTAGTCGACCAGCAAAATACATATCTTCTTCTACTTCACTCATTTCATAGTCACCAGCTGCGTAATCCATCTCTTCCTCTTGAAAGGACATCTCCAAGTAAGGAACTTTGATAGCTAATTAGCTGCACCACATGCAATCGTAACATATTATTACGAATAA
This region of Primulina eburnea isolate SZY01 chromosome 14, ASM2296580v1, whole genome shotgun sequence genomic DNA includes:
- the LOC140812579 gene encoding aspartyl protease family protein At5g10770-like isoform X1, which codes for MELLVSLFLYLLLSRTSSCRVIQEVDQLRQSVLHLPLYHVRGGSHSLQTSDTAYPFSEALALDEERVKFLNSRLDGKSLTTVHPVATSILKGSESWIDEKSVNVPLNPGIPVGISNYYTKIGLGTPTTYHNVIMDTGSSFSWVQCEPCLVYCHPQVGSRFNPSASRTYQKLSCGTSQCSSLKAATLNSPMCTASNTCIYSATYGDQSFSVGYLSKDSLSFGSESLPGFLFGCGQDNNGLFGKSAGLIGLGKDGLSMLSQLSTKYGKVFSYCLPTSTFLGNSGSGGFLSIGTASNSAYKFTPMLAENQDSALYFIKLSAIYLSGKPLAVGSSGYSSPTVIDSGTTISRLSAPVYSALKQEFIHIVSTKYKIAPSFSILDACFHGTFDQISTAIPSIELIFQGGANLKLAPHNIILEVEKGTTCLAFASSSSMVIIGNTQQQTFDITYDVASSKIGFAAGGCR
- the LOC140812579 gene encoding aspartyl protease family protein At5g10770-like isoform X2 encodes the protein MELLVSLFLYLLLSRTSSCRVIQVDQLRQSVLHLPLYHVRGGSHSLQTSDTAYPFSEALALDEERVKFLNSRLDGKSLTTVHPVATSILKGSESWIDEKSVNVPLNPGIPVGISNYYTKIGLGTPTTYHNVIMDTGSSFSWVQCEPCLVYCHPQVGSRFNPSASRTYQKLSCGTSQCSSLKAATLNSPMCTASNTCIYSATYGDQSFSVGYLSKDSLSFGSESLPGFLFGCGQDNNGLFGKSAGLIGLGKDGLSMLSQLSTKYGKVFSYCLPTSTFLGNSGSGGFLSIGTASNSAYKFTPMLAENQDSALYFIKLSAIYLSGKPLAVGSSGYSSPTVIDSGTTISRLSAPVYSALKQEFIHIVSTKYKIAPSFSILDACFHGTFDQISTAIPSIELIFQGGANLKLAPHNIILEVEKGTTCLAFASSSSMVIIGNTQQQTFDITYDVASSKIGFAAGGCR
- the LOC140811060 gene encoding uncharacterized protein encodes the protein MGCICSKTIVPSMSIREELNHDFQNTNLAWGDMFASNNGNDQLFSILCSAKTGTNELRTSSFTLPSIDDDLGTKYFVKALDLIPDIERTREVKSSPNFDGELESYGKFTRSKSCQMLREKELFDLSFETSEELNENKLDWRDKNLRGSISFHTAEEYDALLERIQKSNAGDSQFFEDVHSSDHRKSLDEDQNVTNVQAEECVKNETGIEEFNDLNKGSFYTVKEKIHLSPVGNGKQQQKDLNHLIFQS
- the LOC140811062 gene encoding uncharacterized protein, translating into MFLVMWLLVSLLEGFTRTQVSTLAVRDNLLIAGGFQGELICKYLDRPGVSFCMRTTYDDNAITNAIDIYGSRSGAVHFTASNNDCGVRDFDMERFQLVKHFSYPWPHTSLSPDGKIIAIVGDNPDGMLVDSQTERLLHTCEGTWISLLHLHGIPMGTPLPLGTKTKLAVYATRGCCLHLLLYSRKSWCYSFHPLYI